From Humisphaera borealis, the proteins below share one genomic window:
- a CDS encoding DUF1552 domain-containing protein, whose amino-acid sequence MSRTRREFIRDLGLSAAAIPFVLNLPSLAFANQAKRKQRVIFMFSPNGVVRKNFWPDKDGKDFDLKEILQPLAPFKDRTLMLNGMSTLVRGDGDGHMRGMGCLLTGTELFPGNIMGGGNTPAGWSKGISIDQELKNFLQKNPATKTRFGSLEFGVMVPERADTWTRWSYAGPNKPVTPIDDPYQMFAKLYGKAKDQEALSSVLDGIKDDLKKVGAAVGAADRRLIEEHATFVREMEEELKQAKAAASHPVPVIEPGVRKDNDNIPQISKVQIDLMVNAFVADFTRVASMQYTHSVGGARMKWLGITEGHHTLSHEGNDKIPAQEKLTKINKWFCEQLAYMAKRLAETPEPGGQGSLLDNTTIIWTNELGEGNSHSLDNIPYVMVGNGLNFKMGQAITYPKRTAHNRLLMSIAHAFGHEVKTFGSANFCGDGALTGLT is encoded by the coding sequence ATGTCCCGTACTCGCCGCGAATTCATCCGAGACCTTGGCCTTAGCGCCGCGGCGATCCCGTTCGTGCTGAACCTGCCGAGCCTTGCGTTCGCCAACCAGGCGAAGCGCAAGCAGCGCGTCATTTTCATGTTCAGCCCCAATGGCGTGGTCCGGAAGAACTTCTGGCCGGACAAAGACGGTAAGGACTTTGACCTCAAAGAGATCCTGCAACCGCTGGCGCCGTTCAAAGACCGCACGCTGATGCTTAACGGCATGAGCACGCTGGTCCGCGGCGACGGCGACGGACACATGCGCGGCATGGGCTGCCTCCTCACCGGCACGGAACTGTTCCCCGGTAACATCATGGGCGGTGGCAACACGCCCGCCGGCTGGTCCAAGGGCATCTCGATCGACCAGGAACTCAAGAACTTTCTGCAAAAGAACCCGGCGACGAAGACGCGTTTCGGCTCGTTGGAGTTTGGCGTCATGGTCCCCGAACGGGCCGACACCTGGACCCGGTGGAGCTATGCCGGTCCGAACAAGCCGGTCACGCCGATCGACGATCCGTACCAGATGTTCGCAAAGCTGTACGGCAAGGCGAAAGACCAGGAAGCGCTCTCGAGCGTACTCGACGGCATCAAGGACGACCTGAAGAAGGTCGGAGCGGCCGTCGGTGCCGCCGACCGCAGGCTCATCGAAGAGCACGCGACCTTCGTCCGCGAGATGGAAGAAGAGCTGAAGCAGGCCAAGGCGGCGGCTTCCCACCCTGTGCCGGTGATCGAACCGGGCGTGCGCAAGGACAACGACAACATCCCGCAGATCAGCAAGGTGCAGATCGACCTGATGGTCAACGCGTTCGTGGCCGATTTCACCCGCGTCGCGTCGATGCAGTACACGCATAGCGTCGGCGGGGCGCGCATGAAGTGGCTCGGCATCACCGAAGGCCATCACACGCTCTCCCACGAGGGCAACGACAAGATTCCGGCCCAGGAAAAACTGACCAAGATCAACAAGTGGTTCTGCGAGCAGCTGGCTTACATGGCCAAACGCCTTGCCGAGACCCCGGAGCCCGGCGGCCAGGGCAGCCTGCTCGACAACACCACCATCATCTGGACCAACGAGCTCGGTGAAGGCAATTCGCACTCGCTGGACAATATCCCGTACGTGATGGTGGGCAACGGCCTGAACTTCAAGATGGGCCAGGCGATCACGTATCCCAAGCGCACCGCGCACAACCGCCTGCTGATGTCGATTGCACACGCGTTCGGACATGAGGTGAAGACGTTCGGCAGCGCAAACTTCTGCGGCGACGGGGCGCTGACGGGTTTGACCTGA
- a CDS encoding PilZ domain-containing protein — MSRSLEHRRPPVVLQSPVIPDRRRDSRKPLQTRSTVVVLDGPDANTTHDVLTRDMSFSGVSFQLKLPLNVGWRVRLDVPGPGNSLTRRTAEVVRSRPLSNGKFEMAVQFRSA, encoded by the coding sequence ATGAGTCGTTCCTTGGAGCACCGGCGTCCGCCGGTCGTTCTTCAGTCCCCCGTGATTCCCGACCGCCGTCGCGACAGCCGTAAGCCGCTGCAGACGCGGAGCACGGTCGTCGTTCTCGACGGCCCGGACGCCAACACAACCCATGACGTGCTCACGCGCGACATGTCGTTCAGTGGCGTTTCTTTCCAGCTGAAGCTGCCGCTGAATGTCGGTTGGCGCGTCCGCCTGGATGTGCCCGGCCCCGGCAACAGCCTGACCCGCCGCACCGCCGAGGTCGTCCGCAGTCGCCCCCTGTCGAACGGCAAGTTCGAGATGGCGGTTCAGTTCCGCTCCGCATAA
- a CDS encoding DUF1592 domain-containing protein, whose product MRRFVVQLSPTVRSLSAALAVFTAVAMSVQVVNAAEVTGEAIYTQQCVRCHSPSGGGTKKAALPLIGDKSLPQLARVIQRTMPESDPGSLSQADAAKVAEYVYKGFYSPDAQAKANPPRVDLARLTVRQYRNSVADLIGSFRQPIKPDDRRGLRGEYFASRDFRTDRRLIDRIDPELNFDFHADGPAEAAPQDVRASKDDGKSKSGTAAKGAPESKAAAGQDDGKSKDGFNPQQFCARWEGSVTAPETGPYDFVVRSDQAVRLFVNDLRTPLIDAMIKSGSDTEFRGTIFLLAGRSYSLRLEFSKGRQLTPENLRKHLPPVPASVALLWKAPHRPEEIIPSRHLSAGRSAEVAVIETPFPPDDRSYGWERGTTISKEWFAATTGGALEAAGYIAARLPELSGVQDNASDRAIKLRAFSKTFAERAFRRPLTDAEKKRYVDSQFDAEPNDPQLAVKRSVLLVLKSARFLYPALSDMPPQYAAASKLSYTLWDSSPDKLLMDAAAAGKLGTRDELRRHAERMLADPRARTKVREFMFAWLHVDHSPEVVKDAKRFPGFDAKLAADLRTSLELFLDDVVWSEASDFRQLMLSDQAYLNGRLAKFYGAGLPPDAGFQKTTFDPGHRSGVVTHPYLLSVLAYAGESSPIHRGVFLVRGILGVSLRPPNEAFVPLPPDKHPDLTTRQRVSLQTKGESCIGCHGVINPVGFALENFDAVGRHRERDASKPIDVTGEYETRAGPIAKFDGPKQLATYLAGSEDVHGAFAQQMFQHLVKQSVRAYGLQMPAELRKTFVQNGYSVKKLIVEIAATAAEKVVSSQ is encoded by the coding sequence ATGAGACGTTTTGTTGTGCAACTAAGCCCCACCGTTCGTTCACTGTCGGCCGCGCTGGCGGTCTTCACCGCCGTTGCGATGTCCGTTCAGGTCGTGAATGCGGCCGAAGTCACCGGCGAAGCAATCTACACCCAGCAATGCGTCCGTTGCCACAGCCCCAGCGGTGGCGGAACGAAAAAGGCCGCACTTCCGCTGATCGGCGACAAGTCCCTGCCGCAACTGGCCCGCGTGATCCAGCGGACCATGCCCGAGAGCGATCCGGGCTCGCTGTCGCAGGCCGACGCCGCCAAGGTTGCCGAGTATGTCTACAAGGGCTTCTATTCCCCCGACGCCCAGGCCAAAGCCAACCCGCCGCGGGTAGACCTCGCCCGGCTGACCGTCCGCCAGTATCGCAACTCTGTCGCCGACCTGATCGGCAGTTTTCGGCAACCCATCAAACCGGACGACCGGCGAGGCTTGCGCGGCGAATATTTCGCGTCGCGCGATTTCCGGACCGATCGCCGGCTAATCGACCGGATCGACCCCGAGCTGAACTTCGATTTTCACGCCGACGGCCCGGCTGAGGCGGCTCCGCAGGACGTACGAGCGTCGAAAGACGACGGCAAATCCAAGTCGGGTACAGCCGCGAAAGGGGCACCCGAGTCCAAGGCGGCGGCAGGCCAAGACGACGGCAAGTCGAAGGACGGCTTCAATCCGCAGCAGTTCTGCGCCCGCTGGGAGGGGTCCGTGACCGCGCCGGAAACCGGGCCGTACGACTTTGTCGTCCGCAGCGATCAGGCCGTCCGCCTGTTCGTCAATGATCTGCGCACGCCGCTGATCGACGCGATGATCAAGTCCGGTTCGGACACCGAGTTTCGGGGCACCATTTTCCTGCTCGCCGGGCGGAGCTATTCGCTGCGGCTGGAGTTCTCGAAGGGTCGGCAACTGACGCCGGAGAATCTGCGCAAGCACCTGCCGCCGGTGCCGGCATCGGTGGCACTGTTGTGGAAGGCCCCGCACCGACCGGAGGAGATCATTCCGTCGCGGCACCTGTCGGCGGGCCGGTCGGCGGAAGTCGCGGTGATCGAAACGCCTTTTCCGCCCGACGACCGAAGCTACGGTTGGGAGCGCGGCACGACGATCTCGAAGGAATGGTTCGCGGCGACGACAGGCGGCGCGCTCGAGGCGGCCGGCTACATCGCCGCGCGGCTTCCGGAACTGTCGGGCGTGCAGGACAACGCGTCCGATCGGGCGATCAAGCTGCGAGCGTTTTCCAAGACCTTCGCCGAGCGGGCGTTTCGGCGGCCGCTGACGGACGCAGAGAAGAAGCGGTACGTCGATTCGCAGTTCGACGCTGAGCCGAACGATCCGCAACTGGCGGTTAAGCGATCGGTGCTGCTGGTGCTGAAGTCGGCACGGTTTCTGTACCCGGCGTTGTCGGACATGCCGCCGCAGTACGCCGCCGCGTCGAAGTTGTCGTACACCCTCTGGGATTCGTCGCCGGACAAGCTGCTGATGGATGCTGCCGCGGCAGGAAAGCTCGGCACGCGCGACGAGCTTCGCCGGCACGCCGAGCGCATGCTGGCCGACCCCCGCGCTCGGACGAAAGTTCGCGAGTTTATGTTCGCCTGGCTGCACGTCGACCACTCGCCGGAAGTGGTGAAAGATGCCAAGCGGTTCCCGGGGTTCGATGCCAAACTCGCCGCCGACCTGCGGACATCGCTGGAGCTGTTCCTCGACGACGTCGTCTGGAGCGAGGCCTCGGATTTCCGCCAGTTGATGCTGTCCGACCAGGCTTACTTGAATGGCCGGCTCGCAAAGTTCTACGGGGCAGGCCTTCCGCCGGACGCCGGGTTTCAAAAGACGACCTTTGACCCGGGGCATCGGTCGGGGGTGGTGACGCATCCCTATCTCTTGTCGGTACTTGCGTACGCCGGCGAGAGCTCGCCGATCCACCGCGGTGTCTTCCTGGTGCGGGGGATTCTGGGTGTCTCCCTGCGGCCCCCGAATGAAGCTTTCGTACCCCTGCCGCCGGACAAGCACCCCGATCTGACCACCCGCCAGCGGGTTTCACTGCAGACCAAGGGGGAGTCATGCATCGGCTGTCACGGGGTCATCAACCCGGTCGGATTCGCGCTGGAGAACTTCGATGCAGTCGGCCGACATCGGGAGAGGGACGCGAGCAAGCCGATCGATGTGACCGGAGAATATGAGACGCGGGCCGGCCCCATCGCAAAATTCGACGGCCCCAAGCAACTCGCGACCTATTTGGCCGGTAGTGAAGACGTGCATGGGGCTTTCGCCCAGCAGATGTTTCAGCATCTTGTGAAACAATCGGTCCGTGCCTATGGCCTGCAAATGCCGGCCGAACTGCGGAAAACGTTCGTCCAGAACGGCTATAGTGTGAAGAAGTTGATTGTGGAGATCGCCGCAACCGCGGCTGAGAAGGTAGTCAGTAGTCAGTAG